CTCCGATCGCGACCGTCTGAGCGAAGGCGCCGGCCTGGCCGGCGTTTCACGCAGCAGCGCGTCGATCGCCGCGACCGTTTCGTCCGGAAGGTGGCGCAACTGCCGGGCGAAGCGGTTGGCGAGCGCCGTCTGCGCCGGCGTCAGCCCGCCCGTGTGCAGGCTGATGCGCGGGCGGGAGTCGCGGGCGAGATCGGCGAGTTCGTGCGCCTCGTCCCAGATCAGGTCGAGCCGTTCGCAAATCTGGTGAATCAGTCCCGGCGAGGGGGCGCCCCGCCGGCCGTGTTCCAGCGCCGAGAGGTAGGCGGCCGAAACGCCGAGCCCATCGGCCATGGCGCGCAGGGTCATCTTGCGTTCGGCCCGCAGCGCGCGCAGCCGGGCGCCGAACGGCGTCATCTGCCCCGCCTCACGACCGCAGACGCCGC
This genomic interval from Acidiphilium multivorum AIU301 contains the following:
- a CDS encoding helix-turn-helix domain-containing protein, with the translated sequence MTPFGARLRALRAERKMTLRAMADGLGVSAAYLSALEHGRRGAPSPGLIHQICERLDLIWDEAHELADLARDSRPRISLHTGGLTPAQTALANRFARQLRHLPDETVAAIDALLRETPARPAPSLRRSRSE